In the Carboxydothermus hydrogenoformans Z-2901 genome, one interval contains:
- the brxL gene encoding protease Lon-related BREX system protein BrxL, protein MDELSAKLNQHFAGRVVRKDLTKKIKEGANVPVYVLEYLLGMYCATEDEDSIREGVERVKSILAENFVRPDEAEKVKSKIREHGRYTIIDRVTVKLNEKKDVYEAEFSNLGIKGVVMPSSYVKNYERLLAGGIWCIIKMDYYFDEEQKGSSPFCINSLTPIQLPNLELEEIMVGRRHFTKDEWIDVLIRSIGLEPTKLSNNVKWHMLERMVPLVENNYNLCELGPRGTGKSHIYKEISPNSILVSGGQTTVANLFYNMASRQIGLVGLWDCVAFDEVAGISFKDKDAIQIMKDYMASGSFARGKEEKAATASMVFIGNINQSVDALLKTSHLFEPFPEAIANDTAFFDRIHYYLPGWEIPKFRPEFFTDEYGFITDYLAEFLREMRKRSFSDAFDRYFKLGNNLNQRDVIAVRKTVSGLVKLIYPNGEFDKDDIEEILRYALIGRRRVKEQLKKIGGMEFYDVHFSYIDNETMNEQFVSVPEQGGDKIIPEGLGKPGHVYTVARGRTGMIGVYKIETQVVSGSGKFEKTGLGSDREAKEAIETAFRFFRANSKKISGSISTTTKDYLMHVEDINGVGLTSELSLAAFVALCSGALDRPCQSQMVILGSMSIGGTINKVEELANVLQVCFDAGAKKVLMPMSSATDIATVPPELFAKFQISFYQSPEDAVFKALGVE, encoded by the coding sequence ATGGATGAATTAAGTGCAAAATTGAATCAGCATTTTGCTGGCAGAGTGGTAAGAAAAGACCTGACGAAAAAGATCAAGGAAGGCGCTAATGTGCCTGTATATGTCCTTGAATACCTCCTGGGAATGTATTGTGCCACCGAGGATGAGGACAGCATACGTGAAGGAGTTGAAAGGGTCAAAAGCATACTTGCAGAGAACTTTGTTAGGCCCGATGAGGCGGAGAAGGTTAAGTCAAAAATCCGAGAGCATGGCAGGTATACCATTATCGACAGGGTAACGGTGAAACTCAATGAAAAGAAAGACGTATATGAAGCCGAATTTTCTAATCTTGGGATTAAGGGAGTTGTTATGCCTTCCTCGTATGTGAAGAATTATGAGAGGCTTTTAGCTGGTGGTATTTGGTGCATCATCAAGATGGATTATTATTTTGATGAAGAACAAAAGGGTTCAAGTCCTTTTTGCATAAACTCTCTTACTCCTATACAGTTGCCGAACTTAGAACTTGAAGAAATAATGGTCGGCAGAAGGCACTTTACAAAGGATGAATGGATTGATGTTCTTATAAGGTCGATCGGTTTAGAGCCGACAAAATTGTCCAACAACGTTAAATGGCATATGTTAGAGAGAATGGTTCCCCTTGTAGAAAATAATTACAACCTTTGCGAACTTGGGCCAAGGGGAACGGGAAAATCTCATATTTATAAAGAGATATCTCCAAACAGCATTTTGGTTTCGGGTGGGCAGACAACGGTAGCTAATTTATTTTACAATATGGCTTCAAGACAGATAGGCCTTGTAGGACTTTGGGATTGCGTAGCTTTTGATGAGGTGGCGGGTATTTCCTTTAAAGATAAAGACGCGATACAAATAATGAAAGACTATATGGCCTCAGGGTCATTTGCTCGAGGAAAAGAGGAAAAAGCCGCAACAGCTTCAATGGTGTTTATAGGCAATATAAACCAGAGTGTTGATGCACTACTAAAAACTTCTCATTTGTTTGAACCATTCCCTGAAGCAATAGCTAATGATACTGCTTTTTTTGATAGAATACATTATTATTTGCCTGGATGGGAGATTCCAAAATTCAGGCCAGAATTCTTCACAGATGAGTATGGATTCATTACAGATTATTTGGCAGAATTTCTTCGCGAGATGAGGAAGCGTTCTTTTTCCGATGCGTTTGACAGGTATTTTAAGCTTGGGAACAACCTTAATCAGAGGGATGTTATTGCGGTAAGAAAAACTGTGTCGGGACTTGTAAAGCTTATTTACCCCAATGGAGAATTCGACAAAGATGATATTGAAGAAATATTAAGGTATGCACTTATTGGCAGAAGAAGAGTAAAAGAACAGCTTAAGAAAATTGGCGGGATGGAGTTTTACGATGTCCACTTCTCATATATTGACAATGAAACTATGAATGAGCAGTTTGTTTCTGTTCCTGAACAAGGGGGTGACAAGATTATTCCCGAGGGGCTGGGGAAGCCAGGTCATGTCTATACTGTTGCACGTGGCAGAACAGGTATGATTGGGGTATATAAGATTGAAACACAGGTTGTAAGTGGAAGCGGAAAATTTGAAAAGACAGGTCTTGGTTCAGACAGAGAGGCTAAAGAGGCGATTGAAACGGCTTTCAGATTTTTCAGGGCAAACAGCAAGAAAATAAGCGGAAGTATAAGTACTACTACAAAGGATTACCTTATGCATGTGGAAGATATTAATGGGGTAGGGCTTACATCCGAACTTTCGCTTGCTGCATTTGTTGCTTTGTGTTCAGGTGCATTGGACAGGCCCTGCCAGAGTCAGATGGTTATTTTAGGCTCAATGAGTATTGGTGGTACCATAAATAAAGTCGAAGAACTGGCCAATGTGCTGCAGGTATGTTTCGACGCAGGAGCAAAAAAAGTCTTAATGCCAATGTCTTCGGCTACTGACATCGCTACTGTTCCGCCAGAACTGTTTGCCAAGTTTCAGATATCTTTTTACCAGTCGCCCGAAGATGCGGTATTCAAGGCTTTGGGAGTGGAATAG
- the pglZ gene encoding BREX-1 system phosphatase PglZ type A gives MELNEVKKKLEEILNKELTDGRKRNIVFWYDDNGEFKEDIDALNLSNAKILKLNGRNSFYVKYILERVDKESNYLIYAPYSKPKARENYLLDIQKYSFEFSTDRATIIMMDLNVTDYSLHDAFKKYLKFFNNKERYRAFKEYALSSYTEEILDIAVLSVLCKLPYPDLEEVLKTLLAEYAYGESTLYENIIKFGDINAFWELVRKYYGYNLEQKDLEKLSIFLLITGLAFSLKRDLPKQWEPFVSPKQTNVVVFLSHFMGGNSTKKAFRLLSQMVEEKIRLKEYITKWDVDSYKDSDIFRLFDEGIIQNILDNLLSDVGEFDRYKEIIMDRRSKHWFEDYENEYNALYWACVLLEEWKNQKDTIKEYPPHDFFKKYTEEYYKVDMAYRKFIYFFDRLDNKEWFAALKEKIENTYINGFINILSIKWSNSIETLQEYWSISSVPCQWEFFREKIKPHLNKGERVFVIISDALRFEAGRELAEMLNTERRGTTEISAMQGVLPSYTKLGMAALLPHKKIEIDSDYEVFVDGISVEGTDNRNMILQNHVNKSIAVQYKDIIDLRRDDLRKLLGGKELIYIYHNSIDARGDHYLTEREVFDAVAEAFEQLKSLVNNLVNHLSATHIYIISDHGFVYKRGSVEKSEKTSMDKIEDAYENRRFILTDKPMEIEGTLSFDMKYLLGEATQLKCITPRSTNRFELKGAGANYVHGGSSLQEIVIPVIYFKNERGKSAKDVQKVRVTLLSLTRKITNTITYLEFFQTEKVGDKMVPCRLKVYFADEDGNRVSNENIIIADSKSENPEERKFREKFVLKNMKYDKTKKYYLILEDEEETVENIYDRIPFTIDLAITNEDFGF, from the coding sequence ATGGAACTTAATGAGGTTAAAAAGAAACTTGAAGAAATTTTAAATAAAGAGCTTACGGACGGCAGGAAGAGGAATATTGTTTTCTGGTACGACGATAATGGAGAATTCAAAGAGGATATCGATGCTCTTAATCTTTCCAATGCTAAAATACTTAAACTTAATGGCAGGAATAGCTTTTATGTAAAATACATTCTTGAGCGGGTGGACAAAGAAAGCAACTATCTTATTTATGCTCCTTACAGCAAACCGAAAGCTCGGGAGAATTACCTTTTGGATATCCAAAAATACAGCTTTGAATTTTCTACCGATAGAGCTACAATCATCATGATGGATCTCAATGTTACTGATTATTCCCTGCACGATGCTTTCAAAAAGTACCTGAAATTTTTCAACAACAAGGAAAGGTATAGAGCATTCAAGGAATATGCCTTATCTTCCTATACCGAAGAAATCCTGGATATTGCCGTACTGTCGGTCCTCTGCAAGCTGCCCTATCCCGATTTGGAAGAAGTACTGAAAACCCTGCTTGCGGAGTATGCGTATGGTGAGTCGACTCTCTATGAAAACATCATAAAATTTGGAGATATAAATGCTTTTTGGGAGCTTGTCAGGAAGTACTATGGCTATAATCTGGAACAAAAAGACCTGGAGAAGCTTTCAATTTTTCTCCTGATAACTGGGTTGGCATTCTCTCTAAAGAGAGATCTGCCCAAACAGTGGGAGCCCTTTGTGTCACCAAAGCAAACCAATGTGGTTGTATTCTTAAGCCATTTTATGGGAGGAAACAGCACTAAAAAGGCATTCAGGCTTCTTTCCCAAATGGTGGAGGAGAAGATCAGGCTTAAAGAGTATATCACGAAATGGGATGTTGACAGCTATAAAGACAGCGATATCTTCCGCTTATTTGATGAGGGTATAATCCAAAATATTCTTGACAACCTGCTTTCTGATGTCGGCGAGTTTGACAGGTACAAAGAGATAATAATGGATAGAAGATCAAAGCACTGGTTCGAGGACTATGAGAACGAATATAATGCTCTTTACTGGGCCTGCGTATTACTTGAGGAATGGAAAAACCAGAAGGATACCATCAAAGAATACCCCCCACATGATTTCTTCAAGAAGTATACGGAAGAATATTACAAGGTTGACATGGCTTACAGAAAGTTTATCTATTTCTTTGACAGATTGGATAACAAAGAATGGTTTGCCGCCCTTAAAGAAAAGATAGAAAACACCTATATAAATGGTTTTATTAATATCCTTTCAATCAAATGGAGCAACAGTATCGAAACACTGCAGGAATACTGGAGTATTAGTTCTGTCCCATGTCAATGGGAATTTTTCCGTGAGAAGATCAAACCGCATCTTAATAAGGGAGAACGGGTATTTGTAATTATCTCCGATGCCCTGCGGTTTGAAGCTGGAAGGGAATTGGCAGAAATGCTGAACACTGAAAGAAGGGGAACCACGGAAATTTCGGCTATGCAGGGGGTGCTCCCCTCTTATACAAAACTTGGAATGGCTGCGCTGCTGCCGCATAAAAAAATAGAGATAGATTCCGATTATGAGGTTTTTGTTGACGGTATTTCTGTTGAGGGTACCGATAACCGAAACATGATATTGCAAAATCATGTGAATAAAAGCATAGCAGTCCAGTATAAAGATATCATTGACCTGCGCAGGGATGATTTGCGAAAGCTTCTGGGTGGAAAAGAACTGATCTATATTTATCACAACAGCATTGACGCTAGAGGTGATCACTATCTGACCGAAAGGGAAGTTTTTGATGCGGTGGCAGAAGCTTTTGAACAGCTGAAGTCCCTTGTCAACAACCTTGTAAATCATCTTTCCGCAACCCATATTTATATAATTTCAGACCATGGCTTTGTCTACAAGCGTGGTAGTGTAGAGAAGAGTGAAAAAACTTCCATGGATAAGATTGAAGATGCGTACGAAAACAGAAGGTTTATCTTAACTGATAAGCCTATGGAAATAGAAGGCACATTATCATTTGATATGAAGTATCTTTTAGGAGAGGCTACACAGCTTAAATGCATTACTCCTCGGAGCACAAACAGATTCGAATTAAAAGGTGCTGGTGCAAATTATGTACATGGGGGTTCATCTCTACAGGAAATAGTGATACCAGTTATATATTTTAAGAATGAGCGCGGAAAGTCCGCAAAAGATGTTCAGAAGGTTCGGGTTACCCTGTTAAGCCTTACAAGAAAAATAACAAACACAATCACCTACCTTGAGTTTTTCCAAACCGAAAAGGTAGGCGATAAAATGGTGCCGTGCAGACTGAAGGTTTATTTTGCTGATGAAGACGGCAACAGAGTTTCAAACGAAAATATTATTATTGCTGACAGTAAATCAGAGAATCCTGAAGAAAGAAAATTTAGAGAAAAATTTGTGCTGAAGAACATGAAGTATGATAAAACGAAAAAATATTATCTTATCCTGGAAGATGAAGAAGAAACGGTAGAGAACATCTATGACAGGATACCTTTTACCATTGATCTTGCAATTACCAATGAAGATTTTGGGTTTTAA
- a CDS encoding ExeA family protein — MFEHFFGFHRTPFGRDLPVNSLFTTPAHEELVSRLKYAAEKRLFALITGEVGAGKSTALRQLLSLLNPNKYRVIYISDSGLTPRHFYWEALRQLDCEPRFNRGQAKRQLHQVILDLAENQQKIPVVIVDEAHLLDREMLEEIRFLLNFRMDSYNPMSLILVGQPELRRILQLQVYEAIAQRINLRYHLPPMEREEAKGYVAHHLRTAGASSAIFTDDALDMVYEYAGGIARKINNLCIACLMAAAAEQKRLIDDRMVKVVIENEFSV, encoded by the coding sequence ATGTTTGAACACTTTTTTGGTTTTCACCGCACCCCCTTCGGGAGGGATCTGCCGGTAAACTCTTTGTTTACCACTCCTGCCCATGAAGAGCTGGTATCCAGGCTTAAATATGCAGCGGAAAAACGCCTCTTTGCCCTAATTACCGGCGAAGTAGGAGCAGGTAAGTCCACAGCATTACGGCAACTATTATCGCTATTAAACCCCAATAAGTACCGGGTTATTTATATTAGCGATTCTGGTCTAACTCCCAGGCATTTTTACTGGGAAGCCCTGCGGCAGCTTGACTGTGAGCCACGCTTTAACCGGGGACAGGCTAAACGTCAGCTGCATCAGGTTATCCTTGACTTAGCAGAAAATCAACAGAAAATACCGGTAGTTATTGTGGATGAAGCTCATCTCCTTGACCGGGAAATGCTTGAAGAAATACGCTTTCTTTTGAATTTTCGCATGGATTCGTATAATCCAATGAGTCTAATTCTGGTAGGTCAGCCAGAACTGCGCCGTATCTTACAACTTCAGGTTTATGAAGCTATTGCTCAGAGGATTAACCTTCGCTACCACCTTCCGCCCATGGAACGGGAGGAAGCAAAAGGCTATGTGGCCCACCATCTCAGGACAGCCGGGGCAAGTTCAGCAATTTTTACCGATGATGCCTTGGATATGGTCTATGAGTATGCTGGGGGTATTGCCCGGAAAATCAATAACCTGTGCATTGCTTGTCTAATGGCAGCTGCAGCCGAACAGAAACGGCTTATTGATGACCGTATGGTCAAGGTAGTAATTGAAAATGAATTTTCTGTATAA